DNA from Dokdonella koreensis DS-123:
TGGCCGCCGAGCAGGACCGTTTCACCGACGTCGTGCGCGGCGTGTCGGACCTCGCGCGCGACCTGCGCCAGGCGATCGCGCGGCCGGTACGCGGCACCTACGGCGAGCTGCGCCCGGCCCTGGTCGGCACGCCCGAGCACGTCGAGCTGACGCGACTCGGCTTCGCCAACCCGCTGGCCGAAACGCGCAGCAACCTCGAACGCGTGGTCTGGGCACTGGACGGCGAGACGTTGCAGCAGGGCCGCTACGCCGTGCTCGACCGGGCGCCGTCGACGGTGCCGGCGACGCGCGACCGGTTCGACCGGGTGCGCTCGTTGCGGCTGCGCTACCTGGGTGGCGACGGCGCCTGGCGCGAAGCCTGGCCGCCGGACGGCGCCGACCCGGCCACCTTGCCGCGGGCGGTGGAGCTGCGCCTGACGCTGACCGACCTCGGCGAGCTGCGCCGCATCCTGGCGCTGCCCTCGACCCTGCCGCCGCTGGCGCCGGACGCGACCGGCGGCCCGGCACCGGAGCAGCCATGAGCGCGCGCCACCCACGCGCATGCCCGCCGTCGCCGCGCGGCCAGCGCGGCGTCGCGCTGATCGTCGCCCTGCTGGTGGTCGCGCTGGCGGTGATCCTGCTCGCCGGCCTGCTCGACCGCGGCGAGCTGGCGCTGGCGCGCACCCGCAACGTGCTGCGCGGCGAGCAGGCCCAGGCCTATGCCGAAGGCCTGGAAGCCTATGCCGCGCAGGTACTGCTGCGTACGCGCAGCGAAGGCGGCCGCATCGACCACAACGCCAGCGTCTGGAACACGCCGCTGCCGGCGCAGCCGGTGCCGGGCGGGCTCATCAGCGCGCGCCTGCGCGACCTCAACGGCTGTTTCAACCTCAACAACCTGGCGCCGGACCGGCCGGACCTGGCCGCCTGGCAGCGCGTGTTCCGGCGCCTGCTGTCGGTGCGCGGCGCCGATCCGGCGATCGCCGACGCGGTCACCGCCTGGCTCGGCAGCCAGGCCGGCAACGACGAGGGCTACTACCTGGCCCAGCCGGTGCCGTACCGGCCGGCCCGCCGGGCCTTCGCCCATGCCTCGGAGCTGCGGCTGGTGCGCGGTGTCGCCGGCGAGGTCCAGGCGCGGCTGGCGCCGTACGTCTGCGCGGTGCCGGCCGGCTCGCGGATCAACGTCAACACCGCCGGCGTGCCGGTGCTGATGGCGCTGGCCGAGACGATCACCCAGGGCGTGGCCGAGCGTGCCTGGAACGGCGGCCAGGCGCGATGGAACGACGTGGCCGCGTTCGGCGACTTCCTGCGTGGCACCGGCGTCGCGCTCGATCCGCCGACGCAGCGCCTGCTCGGCGTCGAAAGCAGCTACTTCCTGGCGCGCGGCCAGATCGTGCTCGACGAGGTCCCGTTCGCGTTCACCAGCCTGATCGAGCGCCGCGACGGCGTCGGCATCCGCGTGCTGGCGCGCAGCCGCGGCGCCGACGAGGCCTGGGATACGCCCGGAACGCCGCCCGCGCCCGAAACCGTCCGCCCGCGCTGACGGCGGCACCCGCTCAGCCGGGCGCGTCGGTCCCGGGAGCGAGCTCGGCCAGCCGATAGCCGACCCGCGGCAGCGTGTGGATCAGCTTGACCGGGAACGGCCCGTCGACGCTGCGGCGCAGGTCGTAGACGTGCGAGCGCAGCATGTCGCCGTCGGGCGGCGAGTCGCCCCACAGCGCCTGTTCGAGCCGCTCGCGCGTGACCGCCGCGGGACTGGCCTGCATCAGCACCTCCAGCAGCTTGCGGCAGGCCGGGTACAGGTGCAGCGCGCGGCCGCCGCGGAACACCTCCAGCGTGGTCAGGTCCAGGCGCAGGTCGGCCACCTGCAGCACGCGGCTGCGGCCGCGGCCCTGCACGCGCGCGACCAGCGCCTCCAGGCGTACTTCCAGCTCCGGCAGCGCGAACGGCTTGGTCAGGTAGTCGTCGGCGCCGGCGCGGAAGCCGGCGATCTTGTCGGGCAGTTCGTCGCGCGCCGTCAGCATCAGCACCGGCGTGTCCAGCCCGCGCTGCTCGCGCAGCGCCTGCAGCACCTGACGGCCGTCCAGGCGCGGCAGCATCCAGTCGAGCACGATGGCGTCGTAGGGCTGGGTGCTGGCCAGGTGGAAGCCGGTCGGTCCGTCCGGCGCGGCGTCCAGCGTGTGGCCGCGCGCCTCGAAGTACTCGAAGAGGTTGGCGACCAGGTTGCGGTTGTCTTCGATGACCAGGAGGCGCATGCGGTGCTCCGGCGACCCTGCGGCGCGGCGGCCGGCAGTCTGGTGCCGCCGCCGTCGGAGCCGGGTCGGAATGCCGTCGATTCTGGCACAGCGCCCGGACCGGACCTCGAACGGGGAGGCGTCGCGCCGGTGCGAAGGCTCGTCGCGCGGCGCATGGTGGCCCTGGGCCGGGCGGCCGCCCCGGCCGGCCCGGATCGCCGCGGCGGCCTTCGCACCCGGTTCAGCCTCCCCGGTACGCGCTAACGCTGCGGCAACACGGCTCCGACCGCGCTCCGACGTCGCGCCGCCGATGATCCCGTCGCGCCACTGCCGGCGTGCGACCCGCCCGTGCCCGTGATCGACCCGCTCTCCACCCCGGCGCTTCCCCTCCCGCGTTCCGGCATGCCGGCCGCGGTACCCGGGTTCCTGCTGCGGCACCTGGCCTGGCCGCTGCTGGCCCTGGTGCTGGCGACGCTGGTCTTGCGCACGTTCGGCGGCGACCAGTGGCTGGCCGACCGGCTGTACGCCTGGGAAGGCCATGCCTGGTCGCTGAAGTCGCATCCGGTCACCGCCACGCTGATCCACGACTTCGGCAAGCAGGCGAGCACCGCGCTGTGGCTCGCGGCGGCGGCGGCCTGGCTGACCGCGACGATCCGCCCGCGCCTGCGCCGCTGGCGCCGGCCGCTGGGCTACCTCGCGCTGGCCACGCTGACGGCGACGCTGCTGGTCGCCTGGACCAAGTCGTGGACCAACGTGGACTGCCCCTGGGACCTGGTGCGCTACGGCGGCGAGCGCCCGCTGACCGGCCTGTTCGCACTGCGTCCGGCCGGCCTGCCGCGCGGGATCTGCTTCCCGGCCGGGCACGCCAGCGCCGGCTATGCCTGGGTGGCGCTGTATTTCTTCCTGCGCGCGACGCGGCCGGCCTGGCGCTGGGCCGGCCTGGCGGCCGGCCTCGGCCTCGGCGCCGTGTTCGGCATCGGCCAGCAGCTGCGCGGCGCGCATTTCCTCTCGCACGACCTGTGGACCCTGGCGATCTGCTGGCTGGTCGCGCTGGCCGGCTACGCGGTCCTGGTCCGCGGCGTCACGGACGTAGAGCCCGCACGATGAGCGCGGTCGTCCACGCGGGCGGTCCGCACCGGCTGGCCGAGCGGCTGGCGGCATGGGCCGCATGGCGGCCGGAACTGGCCAGCGAGACCCTGGCGCTGATCGCCGCCGTGTACTTCTCGCTGTTCTGCAACGGCCGGTTCTGGGCCGCGGTCGGCGATACCGGCAGCCTGGACGGCGCCGGCGCGCTGACGGCGATCTGCCTGTTCGTGATGCTGACCGCCGCGAACGTGTTCCTGCTCGGCCTGCTGCTGACCCGCCGCACCGCCAAGCCGGTGCTGACCGTGCTGCTGGTCGTGACCGCGATGGCGGTCTACTACATGCGCGCCTACACCGTCTACCTCGACCCCGACATGGTGCGCACGATCCTGCATACCGACGGCAAGGAATCGCGCGAGCTGATCGCGCCGGGCCTGGTCGCCAGCGTGCTGGTGCTCGGCGTGCTGCCGGCGCTGCTGCTCTGGCGCGTGCGCATCCGGCAGCGGCCGCTCGGCCGGGCGCTGCTGGTGCGCGGTCTGGTGCTGGCGGCGGCGCTGGCGACGGTCGCCGCCGCCGCGCTGGTGTCCTTCCAGAGCCTGTCGGCACTGATGCGCAACCACCGCGAGCTCCGCCACCTGGCGACACCGGGCAACTACCTGGTGTCGCTGGTGCGCGTCCTGGCCGAGGACACCGCCGCGAAGGACCGCCCGCGCATCCCGGTGGGTACCGATGCCCGCGTCGCCGCGCGCCCGGCGACCGCCAAGCCGCGCCTGCTGGTGCTGGTGGTCGGCGAGACCGCCCGTGCGCAGAACTGGGGCCTCAACGGCTACGCGCGCCAGACCACGCCGGAGCTGGCGCGGATCGGTCCGGTCAACTTCACCGACGTCACCGCCTGCGGCTCCAGCACCGAGATCTCGCTGCCGTGCATGTTCTCGCCGTACGGCCGCCGCGACTACGACAAGGAGCGGATCAAGCGCTCCGAGTCGCTGCTGCACGTGCTCGACCACGCCGGCATCGCCACGCTCTGGCGCGACAACCAGACCGGCTGCAAGGGCGTCTGCGACGGCCTGCCGTTCGAGTCCTACGAGCACGGGCGCGACGACGTCTACTGCGATGCCCAGGGCTGCCTGGACGAGGTGCTGCTGCAGGGCCTGCGCGAGGCGGTCGACGCCCAGCCGGGCGACCGGGTGGTGGTGCTGCACCCGCTCGGCAATCACGGGCCGAGCTACTACCGGCGCTATCCGCCGGACCTGCGCCGCTTCACGCCGGCCTGCGAGGACGCCGAGCTCGGCAACTGCTCGCGCGAGGCGATCGTCAACGCCTACGACAACGCCCTGCTCTACACCGACCGCTTCCTGGCGCGCGCGATCGCGCTGCTGGCCGCCGACACCACGCGCCAGACTGCGCTGATCTACGTCTCGGACCACGGCGAATCGCTCGGCGAGGGCGGGCTGTACCTGCACGGCGTCCCGTACGCGATCGCGCCGCGCACGCAGACCCAGGTGCCGATGATCGCCTGGCTGTCGCCGGCCTGGCTGGCCGACGACGGGATCGACGCGGCCTGCCTGCGCCGGCGCGCCGAGGCGCCGGCCAGCCACGACAACCTCTTCCATTCGGTGCTCGGCCTGCTCGACGTCACCACCGCGGCCTACGCGCCGGAGCAGGACCTGTTCGCCGGTTGCCGCCGGCCGTCCGGCCGTCCCGCGCTGGCCGGCGGCTGACGGCGGTGCCGCTGCGCCGGCGGCGGCCGGATCGGTATCATCGCCGCCATGAGAAGACTGCGGGCCCGGACGCGATGAAGCCGCGCTGGGGATTGAGGCGTCGCATCACCGTCGGCCTGATCGCCTACGCCGTGGTGCTGTCGATCGCCGTGGCGGTGCACGGCTTCTTCGTCAACGAGAACGCCGAGCACCTGGTCTGGGAATCGCTGCTGCATGCGGAGATGGACCATTTCCTCAACCGCCGGGCGACCGATCCGGACTACCGCTGGCCCGATACGCAGACGCTGGAACTGCTGACCTTTCCGGCCGGATCGACGATCCCGCCGCCGCTCGACACGCTGGAACCGGGCGTCCACGACGAGTTCATGCTGGAAGGACGCGAGCGTGTCGTGCTGATCCGCGACGTCGACGGCCAGCGCCTGGTCCTGGCGCTCGACATCGGCGACCTGGAGCGGCGCGAATACGACCTGGGCTGGGCCTTGCTGGCCTCGGCGCTGGCGATGGTCCTGGTCATGGCCGGTGCCGTCGCCTGGGGCGTGGGCCTGCTGACCCGGCCGCTCAGCGAACTGGCCGGACGCATCGCCGGACTGCAGCCGCAGCAGACCGGCCAGCGCCTGCCGCTGCCCGACGGCGCCACCGCGGAACTGGCGATCATCGCCGATGCGCTCAACGACTACCTGCAGCGCAACGAGCAGTTCGTCGCGCGCGAGCGGGCCTTCATCAACAGCGCCAGCCACGAGCTGCGCACGCCGATCGCCGTCATCGCCGGGGCCGCGGAGATCGCCGGGGCCAGCGCCGGCCTGCCGCCGGCGGTCCGCGGCCAGCTGGCGCGCATCCACGGCACCGCCCGCGACGTGGAGCGGCTGATCGCGCTGCTGCTGGTGCTGGCCAAGGACCCGGCGCGGCTGGCCGAGGTCAGCGACCACATCGCGCTGGACCAGTTGCTTCCGGTGATCGTGGAGGATCACCGGTACCTGTGCCGCGACAAGGACCTGGAGCTGGCACTCGGCCCGCTGCCGGCCTGCGAGCTGGTCGCGCCGTTCCACATCGTCCAGACCGCGATAGGCAACCTGCTGCGCAACGCGATCGAGAACAGCGATCGCGGCACGATCACGATCACCCTGCGCGCCGACGCGGTGGTCACGATCGACGATCCCGGCCACGGCATGTCGCCGGAGGAGATCAGCGCGATCCACATGCGCCTGGCGCGTGGCGGCGGCCGCGACGGCGGCGGCATCGGCCTGGAGCTGATCGCGCGCATCTGCGATCACCTGGGCTGGACCCTGACGGTCGATTCCAGCGTCGGCCACGGCACCCGCGTCACCCTCGACCTGGGGCCGTCGCTGCAGCGCCCGGCCTGACCGCCCGCCGTCGCGGACGGCCACGCGCGTCCTCACCTGGCCCGGTGCCGGCCATCGCCGGCACCGGGCGTGCTATCCGGGCCGCTCGATGCGCTGCGGCCTGCACCTGCGCGAGGTCGGCCTGCGCGTCGATGATGCCGCCGGTGCGGGCGCAGGCAGCGGCTCGGGCGCTCCGCGGATGGATCGGCAGCGGTCTTTCAGCGACGCAAGCCCAGCAGCAGCACGCCGGCGCCGATCAGCGCGATGCCCAGCCACTCGCGCGAGGACGGGCGCTCGCCGAGAAACACGTAGGCGAACAGCACCAGCAGCAGGAGGCTGGCCTTGTCCACGGGCGCGACCTGCGAGGCGTCGCCCAGGCTCAGCGCACGGAAGTAGCACAGCCAGGACGCCCCGGCAGCCAGACCCGACAGCACCAGGAAGGTCCAGGTGCGCGCCGGCAGCGCCGACGGGTCGCTCCATTTCCCGGCCAGCGTCAGCAGCAGCGTGAGTGCGCCCCAGACCACGCCGGTGCGGATCCACGTGGCCAGGTCCGGATCGACCCGCTGCAGGCCCGCCTTGGCGAAGATCGCGGTCAGCGCGGCGAACAGCGCCGACAGCAAGGCCCATCCGAACCAG
Protein-coding regions in this window:
- a CDS encoding phosphatase PAP2 family protein — encoded protein: MPAAVPGFLLRHLAWPLLALVLATLVLRTFGGDQWLADRLYAWEGHAWSLKSHPVTATLIHDFGKQASTALWLAAAAAWLTATIRPRLRRWRRPLGYLALATLTATLLVAWTKSWTNVDCPWDLVRYGGERPLTGLFALRPAGLPRGICFPAGHASAGYAWVALYFFLRATRPAWRWAGLAAGLGLGAVFGIGQQLRGAHFLSHDLWTLAICWLVALAGYAVLVRGVTDVEPAR
- a CDS encoding sensor histidine kinase gives rise to the protein MKPRWGLRRRITVGLIAYAVVLSIAVAVHGFFVNENAEHLVWESLLHAEMDHFLNRRATDPDYRWPDTQTLELLTFPAGSTIPPPLDTLEPGVHDEFMLEGRERVVLIRDVDGQRLVLALDIGDLERREYDLGWALLASALAMVLVMAGAVAWGVGLLTRPLSELAGRIAGLQPQQTGQRLPLPDGATAELAIIADALNDYLQRNEQFVARERAFINSASHELRTPIAVIAGAAEIAGASAGLPPAVRGQLARIHGTARDVERLIALLLVLAKDPARLAEVSDHIALDQLLPVIVEDHRYLCRDKDLELALGPLPACELVAPFHIVQTAIGNLLRNAIENSDRGTITITLRADAVVTIDDPGHGMSPEEISAIHMRLARGGGRDGGGIGLELIARICDHLGWTLTVDSSVGHGTRVTLDLGPSLQRPA
- a CDS encoding response regulator transcription factor produces the protein MRLLVIEDNRNLVANLFEYFEARGHTLDAAPDGPTGFHLASTQPYDAIVLDWMLPRLDGRQVLQALREQRGLDTPVLMLTARDELPDKIAGFRAGADDYLTKPFALPELEVRLEALVARVQGRGRSRVLQVADLRLDLTTLEVFRGGRALHLYPACRKLLEVLMQASPAAVTRERLEQALWGDSPPDGDMLRSHVYDLRRSVDGPFPVKLIHTLPRVGYRLAELAPGTDAPG
- a CDS encoding phosphoethanolamine transferase, coding for MSAVVHAGGPHRLAERLAAWAAWRPELASETLALIAAVYFSLFCNGRFWAAVGDTGSLDGAGALTAICLFVMLTAANVFLLGLLLTRRTAKPVLTVLLVVTAMAVYYMRAYTVYLDPDMVRTILHTDGKESRELIAPGLVASVLVLGVLPALLLWRVRIRQRPLGRALLVRGLVLAAALATVAAAALVSFQSLSALMRNHRELRHLATPGNYLVSLVRVLAEDTAAKDRPRIPVGTDARVAARPATAKPRLLVLVVGETARAQNWGLNGYARQTTPELARIGPVNFTDVTACGSSTEISLPCMFSPYGRRDYDKERIKRSESLLHVLDHAGIATLWRDNQTGCKGVCDGLPFESYEHGRDDVYCDAQGCLDEVLLQGLREAVDAQPGDRVVVLHPLGNHGPSYYRRYPPDLRRFTPACEDAELGNCSREAIVNAYDNALLYTDRFLARAIALLAADTTRQTALIYVSDHGESLGEGGLYLHGVPYAIAPRTQTQVPMIAWLSPAWLADDGIDAACLRRRAEAPASHDNLFHSVLGLLDVTTAAYAPEQDLFAGCRRPSGRPALAGG
- the gspK gene encoding type II secretion system minor pseudopilin GspK, whose translation is MSARHPRACPPSPRGQRGVALIVALLVVALAVILLAGLLDRGELALARTRNVLRGEQAQAYAEGLEAYAAQVLLRTRSEGGRIDHNASVWNTPLPAQPVPGGLISARLRDLNGCFNLNNLAPDRPDLAAWQRVFRRLLSVRGADPAIADAVTAWLGSQAGNDEGYYLAQPVPYRPARRAFAHASELRLVRGVAGEVQARLAPYVCAVPAGSRINVNTAGVPVLMALAETITQGVAERAWNGGQARWNDVAAFGDFLRGTGVALDPPTQRLLGVESSYFLARGQIVLDEVPFAFTSLIERRDGVGIRVLARSRGADEAWDTPGTPPAPETVRPR
- a CDS encoding EamA family transporter; amino-acid sequence: MSTGLTWFGWALLSALFAALTAIFAKAGLQRVDPDLATWIRTGVVWGALTLLLTLAGKWSDPSALPARTWTFLVLSGLAAGASWLCYFRALSLGDASQVAPVDKASLLLLVLFAYVFLGERPSSREWLGIALIGAGVLLLGLRR
- the gspJ gene encoding type II secretion system minor pseudopilin GspJ, producing MSRRALRGFTLVELLVALAVFAAVAAIAYGALDRIAQVRGTLAAEQDRFTDVVRGVSDLARDLRQAIARPVRGTYGELRPALVGTPEHVELTRLGFANPLAETRSNLERVVWALDGETLQQGRYAVLDRAPSTVPATRDRFDRVRSLRLRYLGGDGAWREAWPPDGADPATLPRAVELRLTLTDLGELRRILALPSTLPPLAPDATGGPAPEQP